From the Lolium rigidum isolate FL_2022 chromosome 2, APGP_CSIRO_Lrig_0.1, whole genome shotgun sequence genome, one window contains:
- the LOC124687766 gene encoding 39S ribosomal protein L41, mitochondrial-like has translation MPLGLILGSIGRSMRRKRTSSLNILSSKRAPRDYYKGKNCKPTGFHTRKGGYVMVDAKLPRFVVPDLTDFKLKPYVSQCAREDLAANSTASASAESTENKN, from the exons ATGCCGCTGGGGCTGATACTGGGCTCGATCGGGAGGTCGATGCGGCGGAAGCGGACGTCCTCGCTCAACATCCTCTCCTCCAAGAGGGCGCCCCGGGACTACTACAAGGGCAAGAACTGCAAGCCCACCGGGTTCCACACTCGCAAAG GTGGGTATGTGATGGTGGACGCCAAGTTACCAAGATTTGTGGTCCCTGACTTGACTGATTTCAAG TTGAAGCCATATGTATCGCAATGCGCCAGGGAGGACCTTGCAGCCAACTCAACAGCCTCCGCTTCAGCGGAATCTACTGAAAACAAAAACTGA
- the LOC124687767 gene encoding polyribonucleotide nucleotidyltransferase 2, mitochondrial-like, which yields MSMAVASLRFLARRRHHLRLTGVPGARAAFLSDAAEDLPRAGPPPPPGRKVLESFREEFEIGGRLIAFETGKVARFANGSVVISMEDTNVLATVAAAKSSDPVRDFLPLTVDYQEKQFAQGVIPTTYMRREGAPKERELLCGRIIDRPIRPLFPRGFYHDVQITVNVLSSDGKQDPDVMAANASSAALMLSDVPWNGPIGVIRVGRIDGNFVLNPTVDELGLSDLNLVYACSRDKTLMIDVQAREITERDLQAGMKLAHSEAVKCIDPQIRLAKRAGKEKKEYKLSMISDESYEKIRTLSEAPIEEVFTDKTYGKFERGEALQNITESVKAKLEEECDEESLKFLPKAVDTVRKQVIRNRIIKEGLRVDGRQLNEVRPLFCESSTYPILHGSALFSRGDTQVLCTVTLGAPGDAQRLDSIVGPPTKRFMLHYSFPPFSINEVAKRGGLNRREVGHGTLAEKALLAVLPPEDDFPYTVRINSEVMASDGSTSMASVCGGSMALMDAGIPVREHVAGVSVGLVSESDPATGDISNYRILTDILGLEDHLGDMDFKIAGTRRGITAIQLDIKPAGIPLDIVCESLEPARKARNQILDRMDQEISSARAINDGSGPRLATLSFSSDSLRKLLFHRKKIEKDTGARVSVSDGTVTIVAKTQPIMDKALEKVEFLVGREIEVGRTYKGIVSSIKEYGAFVEFNGGQQGLLHISELSHEPVSKVSDIVSVGQVLSLTCIGQDVRGNIKLSLKATLPHRHKKELASQDTAPLANQDIVGWAAVENMASKDFDVEQSSSKDEDSTSEETPAFSTPAVIIRSAADCDAQDVADAPTKKQLKAASSKAAKSSPRVYKAAKERQEAKPASPKKASSTSTAKKNKKVKADDSGSNGLDAIPEQDISNTLKCSTSTNFRSGSMKLGDVVTVKVYQIRAYGLVLELSDGVRGMHKFVDNGRKDFEVGEEVLAKCSSFNAKGVPVFSLLD from the exons ATGTCGATGGCGGTGGCCTCGCTCCGCTTCCTCgcgcgccgccggcaccacctccGGCTCACCGGGGTCCCCGGCGCGCGCGCCGCATTCCTCTCCGACGCGGCCGAGGACCTCCCGCGggcgggcccgccgccgccgccggggcggaAGGTGCTGGAGAGCTTCCGCGAGGAGTTCGAGATCGGGGGCCGCCTCATTGCCTTCGAGACCGGCAAGGTGGCGCGCTTCGCCAACGGCTCCGTCGTCATCTCCATGGAGGACACCAACGTcctcgccaccgtcgccgccgccaagtcctccgACCCTGTCCGGGACTTCCTCCCTCTAACA GTTGATTACCAAGAAAAGCAGTTCGCTCAAGGTGTTATTCCCACAACATATATGCGCAGGGAAGGTGCCCCTAAGGAAAGGGAACTTCTGTGTGGGCGCATAATCGATAGACCAATACGCCCATTGTTTCCTCGTGGCTTTTACCATGATGTCCAG ATCACGGTAAATGTTCTTTCATCAGACGGAAAGCAGGACCCCGATGTTATGGCTGCAAATGCATCTTCAGCTGCACTTATGCTATCTGATGTACCTTGGAATGGGCCAATTGGAGTAATACGTGTTGGCAGAATTGATGGGAATTTTGTGTTGAACCCAACAGTGGACGAG TTAGGGTTGAGTGATCTCAACCTAGTTTATGCATGTTCACGGGATAAAACATTAATGATCGATGTACAAGCTCGTGAGATAACTGAAAGGGATCTTCAGGCAGGAATGAAGCTTGCACACTCTGAG GCAGTTAAGTGTATCGACCCTCAAATTAGATTGGCTAAGCGAGCTGGCAAAGAGAAAAAGGAATACAAGCTTTCGATGATTTCAGATGAATCCTACGAGAAAATAAGAACATTATCAGAGGCACCAATTGAGGAAGTCTTCACAGATAAAACCTATGGCAAG TTTGAGCGTGGAGAAGCCTTGCAGAACATCACAGAATCTGTAAAAGCAAAGCTTGAAGAAGAATGTGACGAGGAAAGCTTGAAGTTTCTTCCGAAGGCAGTTGACACTGTGAGAAAGCAG GTCATACGCAATAGAATAATTAAGGAAGGTCTTAGAGTCGATGGTAGGCAACTTAATGAGGTGCGGCCATTGTTCTGCGAATCCAGCACATATCCAATATTGCATGGTTCTGCACTGTTTTCACGTGGAGATACTcag GTTTTATGTACAGTTACCCTTGGTGCTCCTGGTGATGCTCAGCGATTGGATTCAATTGTTGGCCCTCCAACAAAGCGTTTCATGCTTCATTACAGCTTTCCACCATTTTCGATAAATGAAGTTGCCAAACGTGGGGGTTTGAATCGCCGTGAAGTTGGCCATG GCACTCTTGCCGAGAAAGCCTTACTTGCTGTGCTTCCTCCGGAAGATGACTTCCCATATACTGTTCGGATAAATTCAGAAGTCATGGCCTCTGATGGTTCAACATCAATGGCATCAGTATGTGGAG GAAGCATGGCTTTAATGGACGCTGGGATACCTGTAAGGGAACATGTTGCTGGTGTTTCAGTTGGTCTCGTCAGTGAATCCGACCCAGCGACTGGAGATATTTCGAACTACCGTATATTAACAGATATTTTA GGTCTTGAAGATCACCTGGGTGACATGGATTTCAAAATTGCAGGAACAAGGAGAGGTATTACTGCTATTCAGCTGGATATAAAACCTGCTGGAATACCATTGGACATAGTATGTGAAAGTTTGGAGCCTGCACGAAAGGCTCGTAATCAAATCCTTGACCGCATGGACCAGGAAATCAGTTCTGCTCGTGCTATCAATGATGGAAGTGGTCCTCgattag CCACACTGAGCTTCAGCAGTGATTCTCTTAGGAAGTTGCTTTTCCACAGGAAAAAGATTGAGAAAGACACAG GTGCGCGTGTATCTGTTAGTGACGGTACAGTCACTATTGTTGCTAAAACTCAGCCAATTATGGATAAGGCTCTTGAGAAG GTTGAATTTCTTGTGGGCCGTGAAATTGAAGTTGGCAGGACATACAAAGGAATTGTTTCCTCAATAAAGGAGTATGGCGCTTTTGTGGAATTCAATGGTGGGCAGCAAGGTCTTCTTCACATTTCTGAGCTGTCACATGAACCG GTTTCAAAAGTTTCAGACATTGTTTCTGTTGGCCAAGTGCTCTCATTGACGTGCATTGGTCAGGACGTGAGGGGTAATATTAAACTTTCACTGAAAGCAACCCTACCCCATAGGCATAAAAAGGAGTTAGCAAGTCAGGATACTGCTCCTTTGGCAAATCAAGACATTGTTGGTTGGGCAGCTGTGGAAAACATGGCGAGCAAGGATTTTGATGTTGAGCAATCGAGTAGCAAAGATGAAgacagcacaagtgaggagacgcCTGCATTTTCTACTCCTGCAGTCATAATTCGCAGTGCTGCTGACTGTGATGCTCAAGATGTTGCAGATGCTCCTACTAAGAAACAATTGAAGGCTGCAAGTTCAAAGGCTGCAAAGTCATCTCCTAGAGTATATAAAGCAGCCAAAGAACGGCAGGaggcaaagccagcttcccctaaGAAAGCATCAAGTACATCAACCGCCAAGAAAAATAAGAAAGTGAAGGCTGATGATTCTGGAAGTAATGGGCTCGATGCCATTCCAGAACAAGACATAAGCAACACCCTGAAGTGTTCGACTTCCACAAACTTCAGATCAGGTTCTATGAAGCTGGGCGACGTAGTTACAGTAAAGGTCTACCAGATACGGGCCTATGGATTAGTACTTGAGCTGAGTGATGGAGTTCGTGGAATGCATAAATTTGTG GATAATGGCCGAAAAGATTTTGAGGTCGGAGAGGAAGTGCTTGCAAAATGCTCAAGCTTCAATGCCAAGGGTGTCCCAGTCTTCTCATTGCTAGATTAG
- the LOC124690332 gene encoding GDSL esterase/lipase LTL1-like has product MDAALVPLLVSLLAVAAHAPAASAAPRAFFVFGDSLVDNGNNNYLLTTARADAPPYGIDYPSHRATGRFSNGLNIPDIISEHLGAEPALPYLSPELRGVKLLVGANFASAGVGILNDTGVQFVNIIRIGDQLRYFGEYQRKLRAFVGEEQATRIVSGALVLITLGGNDFVNNYYLVPMSMRSRQYALPDYVRFIVSEYRKILARLYELGARRVIVTGTGPLGCVPAELAQHSGDGECASELNRAVDLFNPQLAEAVRGLNRDIGADVFVAANTYRANFDYLANPQSYGFTNVKVACCGQGPYNGIGLCTPASNVCADREAYAFWDAFHPTERANRIIVGQFMHGSTEYMHPMNLSTILAMDREGP; this is encoded by the exons ATGGACGCGGCTCTGGTTCCTCTCCTCGTGTCCCTCCTCGCCGTGGCGGCGCATGCCCCCGCGGCGTCCGCGGCGCCGCGGGCCTTCTTCGTCTTCGGCGACTCCCTCGTGGACAACGGCAACAACAACTACCTCCTGACCACGGCGCGCGCCGACGCACCGCCCTACGGCATCGACTACCCGTCGCACCGCGCCACGGGCCGCTTCTCCAACGGGCTCAACATCCCTGACATCATCA GTGAGCACCTCGGGGCAGAGCCTGCGCTGCCGTACCTGAGCCCCGAGCTCCGAGGGGTGAAGCTGCTCGTCGGCGCCAACTTCGCGTCGGCCGGCGTCGGGATCCTCAACGACACGGGCGTGCAGTTT GTGAACATCATCAGGATCGGGGATCAGCTGCGCTACTTCGGGGAGTACCAGCGCAAGCTGAGGGCATTCGTCGGCGAGGAGCAGGCGACGAGGATCGTGAGCGGGGCTCTTGTGCTCATCACGCTGGGAGGCAACGACTTCGTGAACAACTACTACCTGGTGCCCATGTCCATGCGCTCTCGCCAGTACGCGCTCCCGGACTACGTCCGGTTCATCGTCTCCGAGTACAGGAAGATACTCGCG AGGCTGTACGAGCTGGGTGCCCGGCGCGTGATCGTGACGGGGACGGGGCCGCTGGGGTGCGTGCCGGCGGAGCTGGCGCAGCacagcggcgacggcgagtgcgcGTCGGAGCTGAACCGCGCCGTCGACCTCTTCAACCCGCAGCTGGCGGAGGCGGTGCGCGGCCTCAACCGCGACATCGGCGCCGACGtcttcgtcgccgccaacacctacCGCGCCAACTTCGACTACCTGGCAAACCCGCAGAGCTACG GGTTCACGAACGTGAAGGTGGCATGCTGCGGGCAGGGGCCGTATAACGGGATCGGGCTGTGCACGCCAGCGTCCAACGTGTGCGCGGACAGGGAGGCGTACGCGTTCTGGGACGCCTTCCACCCCACGGAGCGGGCCAACCGCATCATCGTCGGACAGTTTATGCATGGATCCACCGAGTACATGCACCCCATGAACCTCAGCACCATCCTCGCCATGGACCGGGAGGGCCCTTAA